The Paenibacillus sp. FSL W8-0426 region TTGAATTGAACGGCGTTGCCGTGTTTGCCAAAGGGGCAAACCATATTCCGAACGACAGCTTCACCACCGAAATCACGCGGGAACGCTACCTGCACGAGATCGTTTCGGCGGCTGAGTCCAACATGAACATGCTTCGCGTATGGGGCGGCGGCATTTATGAAGAAGACGTCTTCTACGAATTGTGCGATGAATACGGCCTGCTCGTATGGCAGGACTTCATGTTTGCCTGCAGCATGTATCCGGGGGATGAAGCATTCCTGAACAGCGTGAGACATGAAGCCATCGATAACGTGAAACGTCTGCGCAACCATCCAAGCATCGCGCTGTGGTGCGGCAACAACGAGATCGACTCGGCTTGGGCCCACTATATTGAAGAAGGCGGATGGGGTTGGAAAAAAGACTTTACGCCAGAACAGCGGGAGAAAATTTGGGCCGACTATGAAGCCATCTTCCATGATCTGCTGCCGGAAGTGGTGGAAGCGTACGCGCCGGGCGTCGATTACTGGCCTTCCTCGCCGCTCGTCTCCCTGACCGGAGACGCCAGCCAGCATGCCAATCCGTCCACGTCGGAAGGGGACATCCATTACTGGGGCGTGTGGCACAGTGTCGAGCCATTTGAGAACTATAACAAATACGTGGGACGTTTCATGAGCGAGTACGGCTTCCAGTCGTTCCCGGAATACAAATCCGTCCGCACCTATGCGGAGGAAGTGGATCTGGCGCTGGAATCCGAGGTAATGCTGGCTCACCAGAAAAACGGAGCAGGCAACCGTTTGATCAAGCAATACATGGACATGTACTTGCATGAGCCGAAGGATTTCCCGTCATTCCTGTACATGAGCCAAGTGCTTCAGGCCGAAGCGATGAAGATGGCGATCGAAGCCCATCGTCGCCGCAAGCCGTATTGCATGGGGACATTATATTGGCAAATGAACGATTGCTGGCCGGTCGCTTCCTGGGCGGGCATGGACTACTACGGACGCTGGAAGGCGCTGCAGTATTATGCCAAACGCAGCTTTAGCGACGTATTGCTCTCCGTGGACGGTACGAAGGATAACGTCATCGATATCCATTTGATCACGGATTTGCTTAAGCCGGTACAAGGCAGGCTGCGCCTTCGCCTCATCGGTTTTGACGGCACCGTCTATCGCGAGGAAACGCATGAAGTGTCCGTGGCTGCCAATGCCGGGCAAAACGTGCTGACGTTGAATCAGGCCGAATGGCTGCAGGGACGCGATGCGTCTGCAACGCTGCTGCGTCTTGATCTGACGCAGGATGGACAGGAGGATATCGTGCAAGAGCATTATTTTGCCGCCTCGAAGGATATTGCGCTGCAACCGGCGAACCTTCGTGTGACCGAAGTGCAAGAAGCCGATGGCCACTATTTGGTGTTGGATAGCGACGTGCTGGCCAAACAGGTGTGGATCTCTTCCGAAAACGAAGGCGTCTTCACGGACAACTTCTTTGACGTCATCCCAGGCATTCCGGTGAAGGTGAAATTTGTGTCCAGAGCCGAATTGCAGGGCGCAGGCGGGAATACGGGGCCAGGCGCCGTTCAGATCCGTTCGATGGCCGATTTCATCAAACTGACGTCCCAGCCGGTCTAATTCAACGTTCATTCGTTCATCCCAAAAAGCGAGGGTACACACATCATGTGTGCACCCTCGCTTTATTTGCATCTCCATGGATCCGCTTATGGTCGGACCTCAATAATCTCCACACCGTAGGGAGGAAGCTCCAGCTTCGGCCCAAGGCGGGATGCATCCAATGCAGAAAGAGCTTCTGCACCCAAGTCGACGATGGCCGCTTCAGGGCTGAGATTGAGGATGAAACGGAACGTTCCGCCCGGCCCGGTGCGGGTCGTTATTTGTACGCCTTGAGGCAGGGACTGTACTTCTGATAATCCGTGTTCTTCAGCAATTGATCGAAGGAGTTGACTAAGGTAGGCCTGCTCCGGTTGCGTGGCCATGTAATAGACGTTCCCTTGTCCCCAGCGGTTCCGGGTTACGGCAGCGGTTTTCGCATAAAACTGGTCGGCGTACACGGCGATGGCTTCTGCCGTATCCAGCTCCAAAACGTCGGCCCATTGCGAGGCAGAATATCGCTCTCCTTGGTCTCCCAATATTGTAGCAGAGTCGCTGCCGAGTGGATCGTATTCGATGACCCGGACCCCCGCACAGGTCGACAGCAAGCCGGGAAGAGGAGACATGGTGCAGATGTTGCTGTTATTTTTGACGCCCGAACGATGGGTAAGCACAAGCGTGCCGCCCGCAGCGGCAAAGCTTTGCAGCCGTTCAGCGCTGTCTTGGTCCAGCAAATACAGGTGCGGGGCGATGACGACGCTGTACCCGTCCAGCGATTCGGCTTCGTGAATGACATCGGCTCCGATGCCGAGTTGAGTTAATGTGCGATGCCAGACTTTGATGTTCTCGTAGTAGTCCAGACCCTCCGCCTGCTTCTGAATGTGAAGCGCGTTCAGTTGGTCGTGCGAGTGCAGTATCGCTACTTGATGCTGCAGGGTTGATCCTTGCAAACGCTCGCCAAGCCGATTCACTTCAGCGCAGAGCTGCTGGAACTCCCGGAATCTGCGGCCGGGAACGTTGCTGTGGTCGATCAGCCCATGCCAAAACTGTTCTGCGCCCGCGACGGCGCTGCGCCAGCGAAAATGCACGACCGCATCGGCTCCGCGAGCAATGGCCTGCCAGGAATGGGCGCGCAGGAAGCCCGGCTGGGGCGCTCGCCACATCGGGAACCAGCATCCCGGCGGTCCGCTGAGCTGTTCCATGATCCAGAAATTGCGGCGTTTAATGCCTCTGGTGAGATCCAGGGACAGCGCGCCGCTGTAAGGAGATGTCTCCGTTTTGCCCGGCGAAGGGTTCGGATAATAATCGAAAGACGCGAAATCCAGCTCCCGACCGATGCTGTATTGGTCCGCTTTTTGCGGATACGTGTGAAAATTGTGCGTAACCGCATGACCTGGGCAGTTCCGACGGATCAGCGCGATTTGGATCTGCTGGAAGGCAGCGATCGAATCCGACTGGAAGCGGGTGTAATCGAGCAGCAGCGAAGGATTCTGGAACGGGGAGCCCCCGTACGGCGGCGTAACTTGCTCCCAATCGTTGTACTCTCCGCTCCACACGACCGTTCCCCAAGCCTCATTGAGCTGCTCCAATGTATCGTAACGGGAGCGAACCCAGTCCCGGAACGCGTCGGCGCAGGCGTCGCACTGGCAATCGGTGAAGCTGAATTCGTTGTCGGTCTGCCAGCCGATGACCGCGGGGTGTTGGCCGTAGCGCTCGGTCAGTTTTTGCACGATCCGGGCGCTGTAAGTTCTCATGCTGGGGCTGTTATAACAGCGGTGGCCCCTGACGCCTTCGTGATTGATCTGTCCGTTTGGGAGAACAGGCAGAATATCCGGGCACTTTTCGGTAAGCCAGCGAGGCGGGGTCATCGTTGGCGTGCCAATAACGACCTGCAGCCCGTGGCAGTGAAGTGTATTTAGTGCTTCGTCTAACCAAGTCCAATCGAACTTTCCGTCCGAAGGTTCCATCCGGCTCCAGGCGAATTCACCGACGCGCACGATGCGAACTCCGCTTTCGGCCATCAGCCTGGCATCCTGTTCCCACATGGCAGGCGGCCAATGCTCGGGATAATAATCAACGCCCATCTGTACGGGACGGTTCAATGTCATGTCGGTCAGCTCTCCTTTGCAGGCAAAAATGTAGGGAAATCGTTCTTGCGCCTCACCGCTATAGAAGCGGAATCGCGCATCTTCCTCATTGTATATTGCTTGGGACCAGGGAGATATAACAATATGTTGCGATAAGTTAGCATGATGTTGTTCTACGAAGAAAGTCGCCAAATGATCAAGTTCATTTCCCGAGCGGGGAAACAGGTCTTTGTGACCCGGCATCCCTGCTTTTGGATGAAGCGTAAACCCCGTGCCGCAATACTGCAAGAAATCAACATTTCATTACTTGTTTTCAAAATTATTTCTTACTGAACGAACTACAATAACTATATAGATTGAACCGAAAATTTACACGATAACGAAGAGGGCAGAAAGAATCTGGAGAAGCGAAGCGGTCGCTTAAAAGCTTTCTGAAAGAAAGCTGCTTCGGAAGCATAGGCTGATCACCGGATTTTTCCTTTGAAAAAGGGAATTCGAAAAAATCCGGGGATAACAGCGATCGAAAGATGGTTCTGACCGCGTAGTGTCTCTGTGTAAAAATCATTGGTTCAACCTATATAGTTAAAGTTATCGTCTACAGAAAGAAGGAATGCAAATGTTGAATGTTGAAGACCAGTCATGGCTGGAGCGTTTAATCGCCAAGTTTGATCATAAATTGGCCTGGGTAAGCGAAAAATCAAGGGATAAAATCCCTTATACGACCATTGGCGGGACACATGACGATCGTTCTGTACATAACCCCTCAGGGACAGTCACCGATGGAATCAATTGGTGGACCAACGGTTTTTGGGGCGGCATGATGTGGCTGATGTACCATGCTACGGGACAGGAAAAATATAAAGATATTGCTTCGGTGTCAGAGGAAAAACTGGACAAATGCTTTGATGATTTTTATGGACTGCACCATGACGTTGGTTTTATGTGGCAGCTCACGAGCGTAGCCAACTACAAACTTACGAATAATCCAGATTCCCGCAAGAGGGCCCTGCATGCAGCAACCCTTTTGGCAGGGAGATTCAATCCCGTCGGAGGTTTCCTCCGAGCCTGGAACGATATCGAAGGGGAGGATACAAGGGGATGGGCAATCATTGACTGTATGCTCAACATCCCGCTGCTGTATTGGGCGGCAGAAGAAACGGGAGACCCTAGATTCAAACACATTGCGAATATGCATGCGGATACAGCCATAACGGCGTTTGTTCGATCAGACGGGTCTGTGAACCACATTGTAGAGTTCGATCCCTTCAAAGGCGGGATCATCAGAACGCATGGCGGTCAAGGTTATCAAGCAGGCTCTTCGTGGACAAGAGGCCAGTCGTGGGCGCTATATGGATTCATGATGAGTTATCATCATACGGGGAACATCGAATACCTGAATGCGGCCAAGCGGATCGCACATTACTTTATATCCAACATTCCTGAGAACGGGGTGATATCTGTGGATTTCAGGCAGCCGTCAGAACCACGGCTGGAGGACGATACAGCTGCAGCCATTGCGGCTTGCGGTCTGATTGAAATGGCCAAGACGGTTGAAATGCACGACAAGAACATTTATCTCAGAGCAGCATTAAAGCTGTTAAAGGCATTGGAGTCACGAAGCAATTGGACGAACCAATCGGATGCCATCATTCAAAACGGTTCAGCAGCATATCATGCGAATGTTCACCATCAACCCATGATTTACGGGGATTTCTTTTTTTTGGAGGCTGCGCTCAAGCTCAAAGGAAAAGATCTTTATCTTTGGTAAATGACGCAACGCAGCAGGTAAGGTCAACTTGAACATTGGAATGATGCCAGGCTCGAATGAACTCGGATAGGGGGCAGTGATATGAAACGCATGTTTGAGGCTGTCATTTTCGGAGGTTCCAAGCTGTTTTGGGACTACCGGCTTACGAATACGACTCATTACAAAGGCTACTATCATTGGCACCAGTGCTGCGAAGTATTATACGTTCATGATGGAACGGGGCACGTCGTGGTCAACGGTAAAACATACCCGATCCGCCGCGGGATGCTGTTCTTTTTCCGGCCGTATCAGCTGCACCATGTATATGCCAGCGTGAATTCGGATAACCCCTACGTCCGAACCATTTTTCACTTTGACATGCAGCTGGTTAACGATATGCTGCAGTCCTTGCCTAAACGCAAAGCGCTGTTTACCTCTTTATGCAACGGCAACTCCATCGTTCAAGCGTTTGACCTGTTATCTTTCGAGTCCGTTGTCGAACGTAATTTGCAAGACTATCATCATTCAAGGCAGGAAGGCAGGGGGGAAGATACGGAAGAGATCGCTATGATGATTCTGCGGCTTCTGGACATTCTCATTCGTGATCATCATTCGGGGATGAGCGGACCGATCCCGGCGGAGGATCGCAAATCAAACGGCTACGCGCAAAAGGTAATGAGTTGGATCGATGAACACTATCAGGAATCCTTTCGTTTGGATGACCTTTCCGAAGTCATGCATTTATCCAAATTTTATTTGTCCAAACTTTTTCATGAACAAACAGGCAGCACCCTTAAGGAATATGTTACGGCCAAACGGATGAGGCATGCATGCCGATTGCTGGAGACTTCGGCAAAGTCGGTCGAATGGATCGGATCAGAGGTAGGCTTCGCAAACCCGTCATACTTTGTCCAAGTGTTCAAGCAAGAAGTGGGTACAACCCCGCTTAAATACCGAACAAGGTTCTTGCAGTTCGATGACGTACAAGAAGATGGCAAACCGGCGGGAGCGGGTTTTTCATACAACGAAAAGTGAGAAGCACCACAATAAATAAACATTTTGTTGCATTCTTTCACCATTATTGAAAACGGATAACAGATAAAATGAAAATATACATCGTTAGATGAGGGTGAAGACACCGCACTAATCAAGGGGAAGACCATACCGATCGGGGATTCGTCTCCTAGAATCGCTGGAAGGAAGTGCAGCATGTTGAATAATCCGAACATGATCCGAGGAAATGAAAACGGTACCAACGTTGTGCTGAAAAGGCCGAACAAATGGAGGGAGACTTTAAAAGAATATAAAAAAAGCAAACACTTGTTTATTATGCTTTTTCCCGCATTGATCTGGTTTGCGATTTTCCACTATGGCCCTCTGTACGGGATTCAACTGGCTTTTAAAGATTTCAGTCCCGTAAAAGGAATCTGGGGAAGTGAATGGGTGGGATTGGACCATTTCCGGTTTTTGTTTTTTCAGTCGCCAGACTTCGCGAGGATTTTTACAAATACGTTGTTGATCAGTCTTTACAACCTTATTTTCGGTTTTCCGGCTCCAATCATTTTGGCACTCCTGTTAAATGAGTTGCGTTCCAACCTGTTCAAGCGGTTCGCGCAGTCTATTTCCTATATTCCGCATTTTTTCTCTTGGGTCATTCTCTCGGGAATCATTATCGTCATGTTATCGCCGTCCGAGGGACCTGTGAATTTTATATTGCAGATGTTTGGCATGGAACCGATCTACTTCTTGGCAGACCCCAATTATTTCCGGCCGGCTCTGGTTGCAACGGGGATATGGAAAGAGATCGGCTGGGGGACGATTATTTATTTGGCAGCGCTCTCAGGAGTCGACCCTACTTTATACGAAGCAGCCGTCATTGATGGCGCAGGGAGGTGGAAAAGAATTTTTCACATTACGCTTCCGTCGATTCTGCCCGTTGTTTCCATCATGTTTATCTTATCGCTCGGCGGGATCCTT contains the following coding sequences:
- a CDS encoding glycoside hydrolase family 2 protein, which encodes MSKQSLIFENWTFKACDDQEWLPAKVPGCVHTDLLRLEKIPNPFYGTNEKEVQWIDKKDWEYQTEFGVEDALLSQEHLELVFDGLDTYADVYLNGQHVLAADNMFRVWNVDVKPYVKATGNVLHIRFRSPIQEDLPKLEKLGYALPASNDQSDVGGLGDKRVSIFARKAPYHYGWDWGPRFVTSGIWREARLEGWTEAKIHDVFIRQDQVSASLASLTAVVEVEMPAASEAVIRIQTDGQSWEKSFSLQAGLQTVEIPVEISEPKLWWSRGLGEAHMYSFAAKVLEGERILANAEVKTGLRSIRLVRDKDEAGASFYFELNGVAVFAKGANHIPNDSFTTEITRERYLHEIVSAAESNMNMLRVWGGGIYEEDVFYELCDEYGLLVWQDFMFACSMYPGDEAFLNSVRHEAIDNVKRLRNHPSIALWCGNNEIDSAWAHYIEEGGWGWKKDFTPEQREKIWADYEAIFHDLLPEVVEAYAPGVDYWPSSPLVSLTGDASQHANPSTSEGDIHYWGVWHSVEPFENYNKYVGRFMSEYGFQSFPEYKSVRTYAEEVDLALESEVMLAHQKNGAGNRLIKQYMDMYLHEPKDFPSFLYMSQVLQAEAMKMAIEAHRRRKPYCMGTLYWQMNDCWPVASWAGMDYYGRWKALQYYAKRSFSDVLLSVDGTKDNVIDIHLITDLLKPVQGRLRLRLIGFDGTVYREETHEVSVAANAGQNVLTLNQAEWLQGRDASATLLRLDLTQDGQEDIVQEHYFAASKDIALQPANLRVTEVQEADGHYLVLDSDVLAKQVWISSENEGVFTDNFFDVIPGIPVKVKFVSRAELQGAGGNTGPGAVQIRSMADFIKLTSQPV
- a CDS encoding beta-galactosidase, encoding MTLNRPVQMGVDYYPEHWPPAMWEQDARLMAESGVRIVRVGEFAWSRMEPSDGKFDWTWLDEALNTLHCHGLQVVIGTPTMTPPRWLTEKCPDILPVLPNGQINHEGVRGHRCYNSPSMRTYSARIVQKLTERYGQHPAVIGWQTDNEFSFTDCQCDACADAFRDWVRSRYDTLEQLNEAWGTVVWSGEYNDWEQVTPPYGGSPFQNPSLLLDYTRFQSDSIAAFQQIQIALIRRNCPGHAVTHNFHTYPQKADQYSIGRELDFASFDYYPNPSPGKTETSPYSGALSLDLTRGIKRRNFWIMEQLSGPPGCWFPMWRAPQPGFLRAHSWQAIARGADAVVHFRWRSAVAGAEQFWHGLIDHSNVPGRRFREFQQLCAEVNRLGERLQGSTLQHQVAILHSHDQLNALHIQKQAEGLDYYENIKVWHRTLTQLGIGADVIHEAESLDGYSVVIAPHLYLLDQDSAERLQSFAAAGGTLVLTHRSGVKNNSNICTMSPLPGLLSTCAGVRVIEYDPLGSDSATILGDQGERYSASQWADVLELDTAEAIAVYADQFYAKTAAVTRNRWGQGNVYYMATQPEQAYLSQLLRSIAEEHGLSEVQSLPQGVQITTRTGPGGTFRFILNLSPEAAIVDLGAEALSALDASRLGPKLELPPYGVEIIEVRP
- a CDS encoding glycoside hydrolase family 88 protein, encoding MLNVEDQSWLERLIAKFDHKLAWVSEKSRDKIPYTTIGGTHDDRSVHNPSGTVTDGINWWTNGFWGGMMWLMYHATGQEKYKDIASVSEEKLDKCFDDFYGLHHDVGFMWQLTSVANYKLTNNPDSRKRALHAATLLAGRFNPVGGFLRAWNDIEGEDTRGWAIIDCMLNIPLLYWAAEETGDPRFKHIANMHADTAITAFVRSDGSVNHIVEFDPFKGGIIRTHGGQGYQAGSSWTRGQSWALYGFMMSYHHTGNIEYLNAAKRIAHYFISNIPENGVISVDFRQPSEPRLEDDTAAAIAACGLIEMAKTVEMHDKNIYLRAALKLLKALESRSNWTNQSDAIIQNGSAAYHANVHHQPMIYGDFFFLEAALKLKGKDLYLW
- a CDS encoding AraC family transcriptional regulator, with the translated sequence MKRMFEAVIFGGSKLFWDYRLTNTTHYKGYYHWHQCCEVLYVHDGTGHVVVNGKTYPIRRGMLFFFRPYQLHHVYASVNSDNPYVRTIFHFDMQLVNDMLQSLPKRKALFTSLCNGNSIVQAFDLLSFESVVERNLQDYHHSRQEGRGEDTEEIAMMILRLLDILIRDHHSGMSGPIPAEDRKSNGYAQKVMSWIDEHYQESFRLDDLSEVMHLSKFYLSKLFHEQTGSTLKEYVTAKRMRHACRLLETSAKSVEWIGSEVGFANPSYFVQVFKQEVGTTPLKYRTRFLQFDDVQEDGKPAGAGFSYNEK
- a CDS encoding sugar ABC transporter permease; the encoded protein is MLNNPNMIRGNENGTNVVLKRPNKWRETLKEYKKSKHLFIMLFPALIWFAIFHYGPLYGIQLAFKDFSPVKGIWGSEWVGLDHFRFLFFQSPDFARIFTNTLLISLYNLIFGFPAPIILALLLNELRSNLFKRFAQSISYIPHFFSWVILSGIIIVMLSPSEGPVNFILQMFGMEPIYFLADPNYFRPALVATGIWKEIGWGTIIYLAALSGVDPTLYEAAVIDGAGRWKRIFHITLPSILPVVSIMFILSLGGILNAGFDQIFNLYSPAVYEVADVIDTYVYRAGIVQGQFGLTTAVGLFKNVIGIALVLGTNYAMKKMGQEGVL